Proteins encoded together in one Marinobacter salsuginis window:
- a CDS encoding sensor domain-containing diguanylate cyclase encodes MTRLNENRTPLRRAGWAALVYLIAGFAWIAFSDTAAEAWFPDPQTLSLVQTWKGFLFVLTTGLVLFVVLLRQLTKDRALLTLQHNQRQALRKRERQLQVLMDNLPGMAYRCRYDPHWTMLFVSQGCARLTGYEPEDLINNRVASYASLMDGEDNERIMTEVQAALDKDESFSLEYALTRQDGSRIWVWERGRGVEEEDGSVVLEGIVLDISDRKTLENELEELATRDPLTGLFNRREMSRVLEEELERARRYQRPMAVLWVDFDHFKDVNDTFGHAAGDSVLRSISRLLLGSVRSVDTIGRFGGEEFVIVLPEMDLEEARETAERLRRKVADEPQPLGNGQTVPLTISVGIAVYPDHGQTASALCAAADTAMYLAKERGRNCVAMAHLHDRVHNQ; translated from the coding sequence ATGACAAGATTGAACGAAAACCGGACACCCCTGCGGCGAGCTGGGTGGGCTGCGCTGGTCTATCTGATTGCCGGCTTTGCATGGATTGCTTTTTCCGATACTGCTGCTGAGGCCTGGTTCCCCGACCCTCAAACCCTGTCCCTGGTTCAGACCTGGAAGGGTTTCCTCTTTGTCCTGACCACGGGGCTTGTGCTGTTTGTGGTCCTTTTGCGTCAGCTTACCAAGGACCGTGCCCTGCTTACTCTGCAGCACAATCAGCGCCAGGCCCTGCGCAAGCGAGAGCGTCAGCTACAGGTCCTGATGGATAACCTCCCCGGCATGGCATACCGGTGCCGGTATGATCCCCATTGGACCATGTTGTTTGTTTCTCAGGGGTGTGCCCGCCTCACTGGTTATGAGCCGGAAGACCTGATCAATAACCGGGTGGCCAGTTATGCGAGCCTGATGGATGGTGAGGACAATGAGCGGATTATGACTGAGGTCCAGGCGGCGCTGGACAAGGACGAATCCTTCTCGTTGGAATATGCCCTTACCCGCCAGGATGGCAGCCGCATCTGGGTCTGGGAGCGTGGCCGCGGTGTCGAGGAGGAAGATGGCTCGGTTGTGCTCGAGGGTATCGTGCTGGACATCTCAGATCGCAAGACCCTTGAAAATGAGCTGGAGGAACTGGCCACCCGGGATCCGTTGACCGGCTTGTTCAACCGCCGCGAAATGTCCAGGGTTCTGGAGGAGGAACTGGAGCGGGCCAGGCGTTATCAGAGACCCATGGCCGTGCTCTGGGTTGATTTTGACCATTTCAAGGATGTGAACGACACCTTTGGCCATGCCGCCGGGGATTCGGTTCTCCGGTCCATCAGCCGCCTGTTGTTGGGGAGCGTGCGCAGCGTCGACACCATCGGCCGGTTCGGCGGTGAAGAGTTCGTTATCGTCTTGCCGGAGATGGATCTTGAAGAGGCCCGTGAGACGGCCGAGCGGCTCCGTCGAAAAGTGGCCGACGAGCCGCAGCCGCTTGGGAATGGCCAGACGGTGCCCCTGACCATCAGCGTCGGCATTGCGGTCTATCCCGATCACGGACAGACTGCCTCCGCGCTCTGTGCCGCGGCCGACACGGCCATGTATCTGGCCAAGGAACGCGGTCGCAATTGCGTTGCCATGGCGCACCTGCACGACCGGGTCCATAATCAATAA
- a CDS encoding serine hydrolase domain-containing protein translates to MNRLARRALHTSQIPEDLETVTFRDAAGENPAAAGVSQETVDALWRSVQSLYRTGVHPGIQISIRHRGEHVLHRAIGHASGNGPHDPRDAVKVPMTTDTPICYFSASKAVTALLMHMLAEQGLVNLMDPVSYYCPEFGVNGKRTITVHQILSHRGGIPAIPRETPIDVLWDNDEIWRLLCAARPVEVDGAKVAYHAITGGFVLQRVLERVTGDTIEHYLDKHLRRPMGMKWFTYGITPEHLNDLASNYATGPTPRFPVSWVVNRALGGDIRTVAQVTNDPRFQEAVIPAGNLCGTAEEMSRFFQMMLNGGLWNGRRICSEITIRRAIQQFGSLQIDRTMMVPMRFSAGMMLGGNPVGLWGQNSRFAFGHVGLINKLCWADAARDISVSLLNTGIPIVGHHLPALAKFVYTVGNRFPLIPEHRRPLIAA, encoded by the coding sequence ATGAACCGACTTGCCCGCCGTGCCCTCCACACCAGCCAGATTCCCGAGGACCTTGAAACCGTCACCTTCCGGGACGCCGCTGGTGAAAACCCGGCTGCTGCAGGCGTCAGCCAGGAAACCGTCGATGCCCTGTGGCGCAGCGTCCAGAGCCTTTACCGGACCGGCGTCCATCCGGGGATTCAGATCTCCATTCGTCACAGGGGCGAACATGTCCTGCACCGGGCCATCGGCCATGCCAGTGGTAACGGCCCTCATGATCCGCGAGATGCGGTCAAAGTCCCGATGACCACCGATACCCCGATCTGCTACTTCTCTGCCTCCAAAGCAGTTACCGCGCTGCTGATGCATATGCTGGCCGAGCAGGGGCTGGTGAACCTGATGGATCCGGTGTCCTACTACTGCCCGGAGTTCGGGGTGAACGGGAAACGGACGATCACCGTTCACCAGATTCTTTCCCACCGTGGTGGCATTCCCGCCATTCCGCGGGAAACGCCGATAGATGTGCTCTGGGACAACGACGAAATCTGGCGCCTGCTTTGTGCCGCGCGACCGGTGGAGGTTGATGGCGCCAAGGTGGCCTATCACGCGATCACCGGCGGCTTCGTACTTCAGCGGGTACTGGAACGCGTGACCGGCGATACCATCGAGCATTATCTCGACAAACACCTGCGTCGGCCCATGGGCATGAAGTGGTTTACCTACGGCATTACGCCCGAGCACCTGAATGATCTGGCATCCAACTACGCCACGGGTCCAACGCCCCGGTTCCCGGTCTCCTGGGTGGTCAACCGTGCACTCGGCGGCGATATCCGCACAGTGGCGCAGGTAACCAACGATCCACGGTTCCAGGAAGCGGTGATTCCGGCGGGAAACCTGTGCGGGACGGCAGAGGAAATGAGTCGGTTCTTCCAGATGATGCTGAACGGGGGGCTCTGGAACGGCCGGAGAATCTGCAGCGAAATCACCATTCGCCGGGCCATCCAGCAGTTCGGTTCCCTGCAGATCGACCGTACCATGATGGTGCCCATGCGTTTCAGTGCCGGCATGATGCTTGGTGGCAATCCGGTGGGGCTCTGGGGCCAGAATAGCCGGTTTGCCTTTGGGCACGTAGGTCTGATCAACAAGCTGTGCTGGGCAGACGCTGCCCGTGATATTTCGGTCAGCCTCCTCAACACGGGTATCCCGATTGTCGGCCACCATCTGCCGGCGCTCGCGAAGTTCGTTTATACCGTGGGTAACCGCTTCCCGCTGATACCGGAACACCGGCGGCCGTTGATCGCCGCCTGA
- a CDS encoding NADP-dependent isocitrate dehydrogenase → MTSYKAKIVYTLTDEAPALATRSLLPILETYAKPAGIEFETSDISLAARILANFPDYLEEDQRVPDALAELGEYTKDPDANIIKLPNISASIPQLRAAIKELNEQGYKVPEYLEHPKTDEEKEIQSRYAKVLGSAVNPVLREGNSDRRAPAAVKAFARKYPHTMGEWSPASRTHVAHMRGGDFYSSEQSVTLDKATKANIVFENKQGKQTVLKSDLPLQEGEVLDGMFMSKKALVKFFEDAIADCENTGVMFSLHVKATMMKISHPIVFGHAVKVFYKDLFDKYGDLFDEIGVNPNNGLSSVVEKIKQLPESKQEQIQEDLHACYEHRPEIAMVDSVKGITNLHVPSDVIVDASMPAMIRNSGKMWARDNKLKDTKAVMPESTYATIYQEVINFCKTHGAFDPTTMGTVPNVGLMAQKAEEYGSHDKTFEIKEDGVVRIVAEDGTVLTEHNVEQGDIWRACQTKDLPIRDWVKLAVNRARATGMPAVFWLDDERAHDAQLIKKVNTYLKDHDTEGLDIRIMSPVRAIRWTMERLIRGLDTISVTGNVLRDYLTDLFPILELGTSAKMLSIVPLLNGGGLYETGAGGSAPKHVQQLIQENHLRWDSLGEFLATAVSLDELGEKQDNERARLLGQTLDKATERLLENNQSPSRVTGELDNRGSHFHLARYWAEELANQDSDKELKEFFAKLSKQLEENKDKILEEMTVVQGHPADIGGYYHPPMEKVCEVMQPSATLNKILEDARASVK, encoded by the coding sequence ATGACATCATATAAAGCCAAGATTGTCTACACACTGACCGACGAGGCCCCAGCCCTCGCAACACGGTCGCTTCTTCCCATCCTGGAAACCTATGCCAAGCCGGCTGGTATTGAATTCGAAACCAGCGACATCTCTCTCGCGGCGCGTATTCTGGCGAACTTCCCGGATTATCTTGAAGAAGATCAGCGGGTTCCGGATGCGCTGGCTGAACTGGGTGAATACACCAAGGACCCGGACGCCAACATCATCAAGCTGCCGAACATTTCTGCGTCCATTCCCCAGCTCCGTGCCGCCATCAAGGAGTTGAACGAGCAGGGTTACAAGGTGCCCGAGTACCTCGAGCATCCCAAGACCGACGAAGAGAAAGAAATCCAGTCCCGCTACGCGAAGGTACTGGGCAGTGCCGTAAACCCGGTACTGCGTGAGGGCAACTCCGACCGTCGTGCGCCGGCCGCGGTAAAAGCCTTTGCCCGAAAATACCCGCACACCATGGGCGAATGGAGCCCTGCGTCGCGTACCCACGTGGCCCATATGCGCGGTGGCGATTTCTACTCCAGTGAGCAGTCTGTAACTCTCGACAAGGCCACTAAAGCCAACATCGTGTTCGAGAACAAACAGGGCAAGCAGACGGTTCTGAAGTCCGACCTGCCGCTGCAGGAAGGCGAAGTGCTGGACGGCATGTTCATGAGCAAGAAGGCGCTGGTGAAGTTCTTCGAGGACGCTATTGCAGATTGCGAGAACACCGGTGTCATGTTCTCCCTGCACGTCAAAGCTACCATGATGAAAATCTCCCACCCGATCGTATTCGGTCACGCGGTAAAGGTTTTCTACAAGGACCTGTTCGACAAGTACGGCGACCTGTTCGACGAGATCGGCGTGAACCCGAACAACGGCCTGTCCAGCGTGGTCGAGAAGATCAAGCAGCTGCCGGAATCCAAGCAGGAGCAGATCCAGGAAGACCTGCACGCCTGCTACGAGCATCGTCCGGAAATCGCCATGGTGGATTCGGTCAAGGGCATCACCAACCTGCACGTCCCCAGTGACGTTATCGTTGATGCGTCCATGCCGGCCATGATCCGTAACTCCGGCAAAATGTGGGCCCGGGACAACAAGCTCAAGGACACCAAGGCAGTTATGCCGGAGTCCACCTACGCCACCATCTACCAGGAAGTGATCAACTTCTGTAAGACCCACGGCGCCTTCGATCCCACCACCATGGGTACCGTGCCGAACGTTGGTCTGATGGCGCAGAAAGCCGAGGAATACGGCTCCCACGACAAGACCTTTGAAATCAAGGAAGACGGTGTTGTTCGCATCGTTGCCGAAGACGGTACTGTGCTGACCGAGCATAACGTAGAGCAAGGCGACATCTGGCGCGCCTGCCAGACGAAAGACCTGCCGATCCGTGACTGGGTCAAGCTGGCGGTCAATCGCGCCCGTGCCACTGGCATGCCTGCGGTGTTCTGGCTCGACGACGAGCGTGCCCACGATGCGCAGCTGATCAAGAAGGTGAACACCTATCTGAAGGATCACGACACCGAAGGCCTGGATATCCGCATCATGTCGCCGGTTCGCGCCATCCGCTGGACCATGGAGCGTCTGATCCGCGGTCTGGACACCATTTCCGTGACCGGTAACGTTCTGCGTGACTACCTCACCGACCTGTTCCCGATCCTGGAGCTGGGCACCAGCGCCAAGATGCTGTCCATCGTTCCGCTGCTCAACGGCGGCGGCCTGTACGAGACTGGTGCCGGCGGTTCCGCGCCCAAACATGTGCAGCAGCTGATTCAGGAAAACCACCTGCGTTGGGATTCCCTGGGTGAATTCCTGGCCACCGCGGTGTCTCTGGACGAACTGGGTGAGAAACAGGACAACGAGCGGGCGCGCCTGCTGGGGCAGACCCTGGACAAGGCCACCGAGCGTCTGCTGGAAAACAACCAGTCGCCGTCCCGCGTCACTGGCGAGCTGGACAACCGGGGCTCCCACTTCCACCTGGCCCGCTACTGGGCGGAAGAGCTGGCCAACCAGGACAGCGATAAGGAACTGAAGGAATTCTTCGCCAAGCTGTCGAAACAGTTGGAGGAGAACAAGGACAAGATCCTGGAGGAAATGACCGTGGTCCAGGGTCACCCCGCGGATATCGGTGGTTACTACCACCCGCCGATGGAAAAGGTCTGCGAAGTGATGCAGCCCAGTGCCACGCTGAACAAGATCCTTGAAGATGCCCGTGCATCTGTAAAGTAA
- the ybaK gene encoding Cys-tRNA(Pro) deacylase has product MTPGINAARKAAVPHTIHEYEHDPASESYGIEAAEKTGVDPARVFKTLVVAIDGKELVVGIVPVTAMLNMKLIARAARGKKAAMAEKEAVERTTGYVLGGVSPLGQKKKLKTFIDDSALEFDTIYVSAGRRGLEIELAPRDLATLVNGGFFPLHQE; this is encoded by the coding sequence ATGACGCCAGGCATTAACGCGGCGCGCAAGGCGGCAGTGCCCCACACGATTCATGAATATGAACACGATCCGGCCAGCGAGAGTTATGGCATCGAGGCGGCCGAGAAAACCGGTGTGGACCCGGCTCGGGTGTTCAAGACGCTCGTTGTGGCTATCGACGGCAAGGAACTGGTGGTGGGCATCGTGCCGGTGACCGCCATGCTCAACATGAAACTGATTGCCCGGGCAGCGCGCGGAAAGAAAGCCGCCATGGCTGAAAAAGAAGCGGTTGAACGTACTACCGGCTATGTTCTGGGTGGCGTGAGCCCACTGGGGCAGAAGAAGAAGCTGAAAACCTTTATCGACGACTCAGCCCTGGAGTTCGACACGATTTATGTCAGCGCCGGGCGCCGGGGCCTGGAAATTGAGCTTGCACCCCGGGATCTGGCCACATTGGTGAACGGCGGTTTTTTCCCACTCCACCAGGAGTAA
- a CDS encoding acetoacetate--CoA ligase has product MSNEEQSPVVWSPSEDTLANSRMGQFKAWLEQQGFGPFADYHALHQWSVKELETFWQKVWDYCGLVCDTPAKRVLGKRDMPGAEWFPGMKLNFAANLLRLADGEHADREAVVAYCETRPVLRRTYAQIKSDAGALEAFLRDKGIRQGDRVAGVVTNGYEALVGMLAATSMGAIWSSASPDFGIGAILDRFGQIEPSALIVVNGYGYGGKVFARQQDFAELIAGLPTLKSVVSVQQLPDEAPIAGDLVTTWEDVLAYGTGNAPSFTPLPPDHPVYILYSSGTTGKPKCIVHGNAGLLVNHAKELMLHGDVGPEDRFLYFTTCGWMMWNWQASALMTGAAVITVDGSPGYPSLNFLWDTVAEEKVTHFGTSARFIAGCRKGELQPAKTLDQSNLRVVFSTGSPLLPEDYDWIYTDGAPGALLGSIAGGTDICGCFLGSTPLLPVRRGEIQCRFLGVDAVAYGDDGQPVSEGRGELVCRQPLPSMPVSFWQDPDGERYKDAYFNTFPGVWAHGDFIEFSEHGGAIIYGRSDATLNPGGVRIGTAEIYRQVETVAEVKDSLVVGRQIDGDVEVVLLVVPADGQEITDDLLKQLKSRIREGASPRHVPKHIVQVNDIPYTRSGKKVELAVARLINGSKKADNRDALGNPEALDHIRERLAEVGLLPD; this is encoded by the coding sequence ATGAGCAATGAAGAACAATCACCCGTAGTCTGGTCTCCGTCGGAAGACACCCTGGCCAATTCCCGCATGGGCCAGTTCAAGGCCTGGCTGGAGCAGCAGGGCTTTGGTCCCTTTGCCGACTATCATGCCTTGCACCAGTGGTCCGTAAAGGAGCTGGAGACTTTCTGGCAGAAGGTCTGGGACTACTGCGGCCTGGTCTGCGATACCCCGGCAAAGAGAGTACTGGGCAAGCGCGATATGCCGGGCGCCGAGTGGTTCCCGGGCATGAAGCTGAACTTTGCCGCCAATTTGCTTCGGCTGGCGGACGGCGAACACGCGGATCGGGAAGCGGTGGTAGCTTATTGCGAAACCCGCCCCGTGCTACGTCGCACCTACGCCCAGATCAAGTCAGATGCAGGCGCGCTGGAAGCCTTTCTCCGTGACAAGGGGATTCGGCAGGGCGATCGGGTGGCCGGCGTTGTGACCAATGGCTACGAAGCCCTTGTTGGTATGCTGGCTGCGACAAGCATGGGTGCCATCTGGAGTTCCGCGTCCCCCGATTTTGGCATCGGGGCCATTCTCGACCGCTTTGGGCAGATCGAGCCTTCAGCGCTGATCGTGGTGAATGGCTACGGCTATGGCGGCAAGGTATTCGCCCGTCAGCAGGATTTCGCAGAGCTGATTGCCGGGCTGCCCACGCTCAAATCGGTTGTCAGTGTCCAGCAATTGCCCGACGAGGCGCCGATTGCCGGAGATCTGGTGACGACATGGGAAGACGTACTGGCCTATGGCACAGGAAACGCTCCCTCGTTTACGCCGCTGCCTCCGGACCACCCGGTCTATATCCTGTATTCCTCCGGCACCACCGGTAAGCCCAAGTGCATCGTTCACGGCAATGCCGGCCTACTGGTCAATCATGCCAAGGAGCTGATGCTCCATGGCGACGTGGGTCCCGAAGACCGGTTCCTGTACTTCACCACCTGCGGCTGGATGATGTGGAACTGGCAGGCCTCCGCCCTTATGACCGGCGCAGCCGTGATCACCGTAGATGGCTCCCCGGGTTACCCGAGCCTTAACTTCTTGTGGGACACCGTGGCGGAGGAAAAAGTCACCCACTTCGGCACCAGCGCGAGATTCATCGCCGGCTGCCGCAAAGGCGAACTTCAGCCCGCAAAAACCCTGGACCAGAGCAACCTGCGAGTGGTGTTTTCCACCGGCTCCCCGCTTCTGCCGGAAGACTACGACTGGATCTACACCGACGGCGCCCCAGGCGCCCTGCTCGGTTCCATCGCCGGTGGCACTGACATCTGTGGCTGCTTCTTAGGCTCAACGCCGCTGTTGCCCGTGCGTCGCGGCGAAATCCAGTGCCGCTTCCTCGGGGTCGATGCTGTCGCCTATGGTGACGACGGCCAGCCGGTCAGCGAAGGCCGGGGCGAACTGGTCTGCCGACAGCCGCTGCCGTCCATGCCGGTCAGCTTCTGGCAGGACCCGGATGGTGAGCGTTACAAGGATGCCTACTTCAACACCTTCCCCGGCGTCTGGGCGCACGGTGATTTCATCGAATTCTCCGAACACGGCGGCGCCATCATTTACGGCCGCTCCGACGCCACCCTGAACCCGGGCGGCGTCCGCATCGGCACCGCAGAAATCTACCGCCAGGTGGAAACCGTCGCGGAGGTCAAAGACAGCCTCGTAGTTGGCCGCCAGATCGACGGCGACGTGGAAGTGGTTCTGCTGGTGGTTCCGGCCGATGGCCAGGAAATCACCGACGACCTGCTGAAACAGCTAAAGAGCCGAATCCGCGAAGGCGCCAGCCCACGCCACGTGCCCAAGCACATCGTGCAGGTGAACGACATTCCGTACACCCGCAGTGGCAAAAAGGTGGAGCTGGCGGTGGCCCGGTTGATCAACGGCTCGAAAAAGGCCGACAACCGGGACGCCCTGGGGAATCCCGAGGCGCTGGATCATATTCGGGAGCGGTTGGCTGAGGTTGGGTTGTTGCCCGATTGA
- a CDS encoding cation:proton antiporter: protein MNHATDLLLIGGTLLLALAAHGIGQRIHVPRVTLLLLLGALAGPDLLDLLPPGADAHFGFITQLTLAMVGFLLGERMAVKNLAEGREAVIVSLAVTLVTAAFVAVAVWLVTRNLAAALLLGSIATATAPAATLDTLKEAGANGPLTRLVFQVVAIDDAWGAILFSVTLVGAQLLLGNGDTGLSTLGIGFLDVGGAVLLGMVLGLPMAWLTGRLRPGEPMLLESAGFVFVAAGFASFLGLSYLLTCMTLGIVVANRARHHVRPFRSIEGISEPFLALFFFMAGYQLEWAMLPTLGALGLAYVAARIAGRLAGGRFGGYLAGSEPHTRKRIGACLMPQAGVALGLALLATERLPELTYILPLVIGATVIFELVGPPLTLIQLRRAGETGKGYQDEPDED from the coding sequence TTGAACCACGCAACGGACCTGCTATTGATCGGCGGCACCCTGCTGCTGGCCCTGGCCGCGCACGGCATCGGCCAGCGCATTCATGTGCCCAGAGTCACCCTGCTGCTGTTGCTTGGCGCGCTTGCCGGACCGGATCTGCTGGATCTTCTGCCACCGGGCGCCGACGCCCACTTCGGATTCATTACCCAGTTAACCCTGGCCATGGTCGGCTTCCTGCTGGGTGAACGGATGGCGGTGAAGAACCTGGCCGAGGGGCGCGAGGCGGTGATCGTCAGCCTCGCCGTCACCCTTGTAACAGCGGCATTTGTTGCCGTCGCAGTCTGGCTGGTTACCCGGAATCTTGCCGCTGCCCTGCTGCTTGGTTCCATCGCAACGGCAACGGCGCCGGCGGCAACCCTAGACACGTTGAAGGAAGCGGGCGCCAACGGTCCGCTGACCCGTCTGGTCTTCCAGGTCGTCGCGATTGACGACGCCTGGGGCGCGATCCTGTTCAGTGTCACCCTGGTCGGCGCCCAACTGCTACTTGGAAATGGCGATACCGGGCTCTCGACCCTCGGGATCGGATTTCTGGATGTCGGAGGCGCGGTTTTGCTGGGGATGGTCCTGGGTCTGCCCATGGCCTGGCTCACCGGTCGACTGCGGCCCGGCGAGCCCATGTTGCTGGAGTCTGCCGGTTTTGTCTTCGTCGCCGCCGGATTTGCGTCGTTTCTTGGCCTCTCCTATCTGCTTACCTGTATGACCCTGGGCATCGTTGTCGCCAACCGGGCACGGCATCATGTTCGGCCATTCCGCTCGATTGAAGGCATCTCCGAACCCTTCCTGGCTCTTTTCTTTTTCATGGCCGGCTACCAGCTTGAATGGGCGATGCTGCCAACCCTTGGTGCGCTGGGCCTGGCCTATGTTGCCGCCCGGATTGCAGGCAGGCTGGCAGGCGGAAGGTTCGGCGGCTACCTGGCCGGGTCCGAACCCCATACCCGTAAACGGATCGGTGCCTGCCTGATGCCGCAGGCCGGCGTTGCCCTTGGCCTGGCACTTCTGGCCACAGAGCGGCTGCCGGAGCTGACTTACATTTTGCCTCTGGTGATTGGCGCCACGGTGATTTTCGAACTGGTGGGACCACCGCTCACGCTGATCCAGTTGCGGCGTGCCGGCGAAACCGGCAAAGGCTACCAGGACGAACCGGACGAAGACTGA